A part of Thermoanaerobaculia bacterium genomic DNA contains:
- a CDS encoding Gfo/Idh/MocA family oxidoreductase → MTIRAALIGCGRIADRHVRLLTSMPEFSLVALADVHPGKAEALAGHFGGRPYLDYREMLEKEKPDLVHVLTPSGSHASIALDAMETCANVLVEKPMALSLADADAMIAKAERLGRRLFVVKQNRYNLPVVKLREALDGGRFGKLTLGAIRVRWCRRQDYYDQDAYRGTWAEDGGALTNQASHHVDMLQWMFGEVAEVFAMTARQLVRIEAEDTGVAVVRFASGALGTIEATTAARPTDIEASISVLGEHGVVEIGGFALNEMRRWTFESVEEEDEDVLSVYRSNPPNVYGFGHHEYLAGVARTIAAGGEPEIGGREGRKSLELIVAIYESAERNAPVRYPFTPEFCRLGR, encoded by the coding sequence ATGACGATCCGCGCGGCGCTGATCGGCTGCGGGAGGATCGCCGACCGCCACGTCCGCCTCCTCACGTCGATGCCCGAGTTCTCCCTCGTCGCGCTCGCCGACGTCCATCCGGGAAAGGCCGAGGCGCTGGCGGGCCATTTCGGCGGACGCCCGTACCTCGACTACCGGGAGATGCTCGAGAAGGAGAAGCCCGACCTCGTCCACGTGCTCACGCCCTCCGGCTCGCATGCCTCGATCGCGCTGGACGCGATGGAGACCTGCGCGAACGTTCTCGTCGAGAAGCCGATGGCGCTTTCGCTCGCCGACGCGGACGCGATGATCGCGAAGGCGGAACGGCTCGGGCGGCGCCTCTTCGTCGTGAAGCAGAATCGCTACAACCTCCCCGTCGTCAAGCTCCGAGAGGCGCTCGACGGCGGCCGGTTCGGGAAACTCACGCTCGGCGCCATCCGGGTCCGCTGGTGCCGCCGCCAGGACTATTACGACCAGGACGCTTACCGGGGCACCTGGGCGGAGGACGGAGGCGCGCTCACGAACCAGGCCTCGCACCACGTCGACATGCTGCAGTGGATGTTCGGCGAGGTGGCGGAGGTCTTCGCGATGACGGCGCGGCAGCTCGTCCGGATCGAGGCGGAGGACACGGGCGTCGCGGTCGTCCGCTTCGCGAGCGGCGCGCTCGGCACGATCGAGGCGACGACCGCCGCCCGGCCCACGGACATCGAGGCGTCGATATCGGTTCTCGGCGAGCACGGGGTCGTCGAGATCGGCGGATTCGCCTTGAACGAGATGAGGCGCTGGACGTTCGAAAGCGTCGAGGAGGAGGACGAAGACGTCCTCTCCGTCTACCGCTCGAATCCCCCGAACGTCTACGGCTTCGGCCACCACGAATACCTGGCCGGAGTCGCTCGCACGATCGCCGCCGGCGGCGAGCCCGAAATCGGCGGCCGCGAGGGGAGGAAGTCGCTGGAGCTGATCGTCGCGATCTACGAATCGGCGGAGCGGAACGCTCCGGTGCGGTATCCCTTCACGCCGGAATTCTGTCGGCTCGGCCGGTAG